The Rhododendron vialii isolate Sample 1 chromosome 3a, ASM3025357v1 nucleotide sequence ACAGATAATATAAGTACTTTCTTGAGCATTAATGATGGTGGATTTTCCAAATGGGACGGAAGTAAGGTAAAAAGGGATAAGGGGATAGTCGCTCACCCCCAAGTTAGGGAACCAACGGGATAAGATATCACCATCTGAGGATTTAACTAAGAATACAGGGCTAGGGAACCACTTACCACTCGAAGAAATCCACCTAAAAGATACAGAAACGGGAAACTCGCTACCTATCGGAATCCACCGAAGGATAAGAGTTACAAGAAGAATTAtcttctcacaagccaaaggctatttTAATTCAACACTCAAAACTTTCTCATTTCATTCATAGCAATAGAATTTATAGACTACTTGGAACAATCCTCCAAGAATAAGAAAAGATACTTGCATTTTCAAagctaaaattaaataaaaacaaagactTGACTACATGACTCCTTGAACCAACAAATGACACCAGAAATTGTGTGAATGAATACTTAGACTAGAAATTACAAGACAAGATAAAAATAACTCTTCGATTCTTGTTGCGCCATTATTTTTTCTGCATCAATTAATTATCGAGCTAAAAGGTCAAGAGTTAGTTATCGAACTAAATAGTCGAGATTGAACTACACCAACTTCTGATCTACAGTCCTAAGTTCTAGACCATTAATTATCAAACTAAATGATCGAGATTAAACTGTACCGGCTCTTCTAATTATCGAGCTAATTGGTCGAGATTCTTCTAATTATTGAGCTAAATGATCGAGATTGAATTGCACCCGGCTCTTCTAATTATTGAGCTAATTGGTGAGATTCTTCTAATTATCGAGCTAAATGGTCGATATTGAATTGCACCGACAGTTCAATGATTGAGATTGAATTGAACCGACTCTTCTAAATGGTCAATATTGAATTGCACCGACAGTCCAATGATCGAGATTGAATTGAACCGACTCTTCTTTAGCTCGAGATTGAACTCATCCCGAATTGCACCGAGTCTTCTTTAGCTCGAGATTGAACTCATCTCGCTCTTCTTTAGCTCGAGATTGAAGACATCTCGAGCTAAATGGTCGAGATTGAACTGTCACCGACTCTTCTTTAGCTCGAGATTGAACTCATCTCATATTGCACTCGAGCTAAATGATCGAGATTGAACCCCACTCGAGCTAAATGGTCAAGATTTTTAGGTCGAGATTGATTGAACCACACTCGAGCTAAATGGTCGAGATTGAACCGTCGAGATTGAAGTGCACCGACTCTGATCTCTACAGTAGCCGAATCCCATGGAAATGGGTCGACGATGAAAGGGGACGGGTATTGAGTTTTGAAAGCCAGGAGAGTTTAAGATCCAGTCTTCCAAAAATGTCAAGATGCCTTAGCGTTGCACATTTTTATCGAATAATATGCAGGAATAAAAATGCACTACTGCGGTCGCATGGCTGCAGGATCAGGATGGAGTAATGGCGATGAGGTAGCTAGGAATATTCCAACTTCGTGACGAAGTGAAATAGAGAAATTTAGTACTCCATTAAAAAGGCCCAAAAATTCTCTACAGCTAGAGAACCATCATTCATATAACTAAGCGTAGCATCAAGCGTACGTTTCAATACATGTTTGCTAAACGTTTCAATACATGTTTGCTTGATTAATCAACTTCTGAAGACTTGTATTTGAATCTAAAAACTCTGGTCCGTAATAACCGGTACGTACCATTATGTGAGAGTGAGTCCAATTAGTGGATTAACTTCCTAGAAGAAAAGGGATTCCATCGAAGAAGACAGAGAACAAGATTATGACTACGAATGGCGCGTACTACCAGCCAGTAGGGAGTGCACATGCAAGATTTGAATAGGGAGTGCACAAGATTATGATTACGAGCTACTACCAGCCTATAAGGAGTGCTCTGTGGCACTCCAGATTGTAGTGCTGCCTATAGAGAGTGCTCTGTGGCACTCCAGATTGTGTGGCACTACACGGCAGTGCATGCTACTGCCGTGCATGCTACCAGCCTGTGGCACTACAGGGCAGCTACCAGCCTGTGGCACTATAGGGCAGCGCATATTACCAGCAGCCTATAGGGAGTGCTCTGTGGCACTAGATTGTGTGGTGTGGCACTACACGGCAGtgcccaaaaatattgaataattgCTACTAAACATCACTCACCATAATTAATTAGAAACCACTTCTTTTTTCCCAGTTCCTTTTACGTTTGCAATTTGCAGAACCCAAACCAGCTTATTATTGCAGACACAAAAACAAGAGACAGGAAACAAACAtactaacaaacaaacaaataaacaaacacacacacacacacacacacattccgaATGAACCCTCAACAACACTTGAAACTAAAGCCGTTCGATTCACCGCCCCTGTTGTCGATCACCATCCGTCCGTTACCATCCGTCCATTACAATGCACATACCAAGCGCGTTGAACAACACGCTCATCCTTCAAGAAGACTGCTGCGAACCCGTGATATGCTGCTGCCCAAACTGCTCAGCCCTGTCCTTCATGTCCCTTGCCGTGCTCGCCAGCTTCCGCCGCGCCTGGTCCAGCTGGTCCGCCCCCGGCGGGTGCTTCCCCGTCAGGTACCTGTACATCCAGCTGAACACCGTCACCGCCGCCACCCCGAACCCTCCCGACGCCACGAACCCCGTCAGGATCAGGCAGATGGTTATTGCGGCCGGGACCAGGACCGGGCTGCACAACACCAGCGGTGGGGTCGCCAGGGTCAGGACTATCACCGTTCCCGCCAGGGTCAGGGCCGAGAGGACTAGGAGGGATCCGCCCGCAGTGACCGCCGTCGCCGCCTTCACCACCTGTTTGGTCCGCCGCTGCGGCTGCTGGTGCTGCTGGCCGTGCAGCTGGAACTGCTGACGTAGATCAGCCATTTTGGTCGTGAAATCAGACTGGGGGAGATCAGTTTAGATAGTATGGGACTAGttgttaaaatatttattggTATTGGTATTGGGATGGTTAACATATGAGGATATTGGAGCGTTCTGAGAGAAAGGGTGGTGGGGTATGCGGGGGGATATAaaggtcgagagagagagagagaggcaggaGTGGGGAGGTGTTGGGAGTGATGTGTCACGTGTTCCTTTGCTTCTCATGCATAGGTTGCATGTAACGATGTGGCTGGGGGTTTTGACACGTTGGGTTTTTGTCGGATTTGAAACTgtttagtgagagagagagagggaggagataagaagggttttttttttttttttttttttctcgactcGAAAAATGTCTAGCTTACTTTTTAGGAGATGAAAAAGAGAATACCGTCAGCGGCATACAGGTAGAGCAAGCCAAAAAGATACCAAACAATCGCGCTCTTGACAAGAACCGAATCCTCACATTTTATCATGTGAAAGTAGTGAGAAAGTTCCATTTGGATAATAAGAAGGATGGTGGAGATTATATTTAAAGCTAGTGGCAGGGATCATGTGCGAGGGCGCGCATGGAGTTAATTGTGAAGGTGCGGGAATTGAATAACTAGGGGAACCATTCTATTTGGTGATGATTATTATATATAGAAGCTTACTCTGATTTGAGGACTAGTTGGATATGTGACATAATCTTGTCAAATGCATTTTGGGGTggaaattggagagaaaatacAATCTGAATAGTTTCAAACAATTCCGCTGTGGTTATCACTGCACGGGACAAGAAAGAATTATTTTGCATTAGTAGGTGGATTATTACTTAGTGGTCTTATGACACTGTCACGTTACACgtgtcccaaaatatttataataatatTCATCTAATGTTTGTGCATTTGGTTCTGGACTCCAAATTAAATATTTGTGGTTATGGGGCACCACGAGGTGCACAAGGAGCAGGTCATAAATTTCCAAACCAAGACTATTTATGTTTAAGTTTTAATGTTATCGtttggttaaaaagaaaaaagaaaagaaaagaaaattttgaacgaGGGCTAAATAAATGCTGGCCCAAAGTTGAGCTCGCAAAGAAGTTGGGCTGCCGTCCTTAGTTTGGGCTTTACGTAGGATTAGGCCGATAACATACACTTGTTTATATTGATCAGCCCATTTTAAAACCCAAATTGACACTTTACCGAGGTCTCTAGCTAGACCCTGTTCGGTTCGTATTTTCAAGGAGTTTTTTGAGAgtaataaataaagataaatagattatgaaaatttattggagaccgtaCGCAGGGGTATGTGCAGAGTGCACTCATGACCAAAAATAGAAATATCTCACATACGAAC carries:
- the LOC131320719 gene encoding oleosin Cor a 13-like codes for the protein MADLRQQFQLHGQQHQQPQRRTKQVVKAATAVTAGGSLLVLSALTLAGTVIVLTLATPPLVLCSPVLVPAAITICLILTGFVASGGFGVAAVTVFSWMYRYLTGKHPPGADQLDQARRKLASTARDMKDRAEQFGQQHITGSQQSS